A single Leptidea sinapis chromosome 2, ilLepSina1.1, whole genome shotgun sequence DNA region contains:
- the LOC126973223 gene encoding uncharacterized protein LOC126973223, producing MKDLNELTGDTKELEEKATTKGFDRYYEEDWLTDRKAERFKDEHNVLPKTTEGLDEVVFIPNDKEDAKGETNLRNIMKGDDSIVGLMNEVEVETESPKEDIIFLSGKNDDVVHRIEEKQPENDKEHTTKKPKVVLDCKDLNCNNNKASVCGGKEEEHKWKFRLFLNDCYFRKVNCAFKYEYNSKYLFASLATITCSQMLFVILSAPYFEFQPPRSRPQEQIHNQLNETRRMFSSRRSLSFGIDGQFCAHACPISCTEDYDPQCAVSSSGHRQVFLNHCKLDYNSCLNRIVWRRQPLSKCIGGKKADMRQNRGFIGWLQRVGIVDKKGRLAGA from the exons ATGAAAGACTTA AATGAGCTAACAGGAGATACAAAGGAATTAGAAGAAAAAGCGACTACAAAGGGCTTTGACAGGTATTACGAAGAAGATTGGCTCACTGATAGAAAAGCAGAAAGATTTAAAGATGAACATAATGTATTACCTAAAACAACGGAGGGGCTTGATGAAGTGGTTTTTATACCTAATGATAAAGAGGACGCTAAAGGTGAAACAAACCTACGAAACATAATGAAAGGTGATGACAGCATTGTAGGCTTGATGAACGAAGTTGAAGTTGAAACTG AGAGTCCAAAAGAAGATATAATCTTTCTATCAGGGAAGAACGATGATGTAGTACACAGGATTGAAGAAAAGCAGCCAGAAAATGATAAAGAACATACTACAAAGAAACCCAAAGTGGTTTTAGACTGCAAAGACTTAAACTGCAATAACAATAAGGCTTCCGTCTGTGGTGGCAAAGAGGAGGAACACAAGTGGAAATTCAGACTGTTCCTAAATGACTGCTACTTCAGGAAAGTCAATTGTGCTTTTAAGTATGAGTACAACAGTAAGTATCTATTTGCATCCTTGGCGACTATAACTTgctcccagatgctgtttgtaatactc TCAGCCCCTTACTTCGAGTTTCAGCCCCCCAGATCTCGCCCACAAGAACAGATTCATAATCAGCTCAACGAAACGAGAAGAATGTTTTCCTCAAGGAG GTCATTGAGCTTCGGAATAGATGGTCAGTTCTGCGCCCACGCTTGCCCAATCTCCTGTACCGAAGACTATGATCCCCAGTGCGCtgtttccagcagtggacatcgcCAGGTCTTCCTAAACCACTGCAAGCTCGACTACAACTCCTGCTTAAACAGGATCG tGTGGCGTCGACAGCCGTTATCTAAATGCATTGGAGGAAAGAAGGCGGATATGAGACAGAATCGAGGGTTCATAGGGTGGCTGCAGCGAGTTGGTATCGTCGACAAGAAAGGAAGGCTTGCTGGGGCTTAG